A window of bacterium contains these coding sequences:
- a CDS encoding GNAT family N-acetyltransferase gives MEGPRGTKKEEFWDLIELVNLVFRPETQAMKEEYRILFNEENLDNLRVIVEEGKPVSHIGTLERDISIYNCRSRVGLVGAVCTHPNYRNRGYATILLNDCIKRFEEHGCDFMLVSGIRRLYDSADCLLIGEVYRLEVRERDLWRFEKKEEISIEDSPERYLEEMIRAYEEKVVRFIRPRKDWEIAIKSKFVMNAPCEFLIIKEKEEFKGYFIVHFWEDGRMAEVREYAGDGKALIDAIPHIFERYGLAGFVFPVPCEDRGLAKQIQDKGVWTTIIPISGTVRILNFTRLMERMRPYFRERIGVEADKVRFEERDGRYIVSLGEEEFVMKDRRTMTWTILSRPGGYEIEGEGKLRGLMRKMLPIPFVWYGINYI, from the coding sequence ATGGAAGGACCGAGAGGAACGAAAAAGGAGGAATTTTGGGACCTCATAGAGCTGGTTAATTTAGTGTTTCGCCCGGAGACGCAGGCGATGAAGGAGGAATATCGTATCCTTTTCAATGAGGAGAATCTTGATAATCTTCGGGTAATTGTTGAGGAGGGAAAGCCCGTCTCCCACATCGGCACGCTCGAAAGGGACATATCTATTTATAATTGTCGCTCAAGGGTTGGGTTGGTAGGAGCTGTATGCACGCATCCAAACTATCGCAACAGGGGATACGCTACAATCTTGTTGAACGATTGCATAAAGAGATTTGAGGAGCACGGCTGCGATTTTATGCTCGTCTCTGGGATAAGAAGGCTCTATGATTCCGCCGATTGCCTTCTCATCGGGGAAGTTTATAGGCTGGAGGTGAGGGAAAGGGATTTATGGAGGTTTGAGAAGAAAGAGGAAATCTCAATTGAGGATTCACCGGAGAGATATCTGGAGGAGATGATTAGAGCCTATGAGGAAAAGGTTGTGAGGTTCATAAGACCGAGGAAGGATTGGGAGATAGCAATCAAGAGCAAGTTCGTTATGAACGCACCATGTGAGTTCTTGATAATAAAGGAGAAGGAGGAGTTCAAGGGGTATTTCATCGTCCATTTCTGGGAGGATGGAAGGATGGCGGAGGTTAGGGAGTATGCGGGAGATGGGAAGGCTCTAATTGATGCCATCCCACATATATTTGAGAGATATGGACTTGCGGGATTCGTTTTTCCCGTTCCCTGTGAGGATAGGGGGTTGGCGAAGCAAATTCAGGACAAAGGGGTCTGGACGACGATTATTCCGATATCTGGAACCGTGAGAATCCTCAATTTCACAAGACTTATGGAGAGGATGAGACCCTATTTCAGGGAGAGGATTGGTGTGGAGGCGGATAAGGTGAGATTCGAGGAGAGGGATGGGAGGTATATCGTCTCGCTCGGAGAAGAGGAATTCGTAATGAAGGATAGACGCACAATGACCTGGACCATTCTCTCACGCCCGGGAGGATACGAGATAGAAGGGGAGGGTAAGCTAAGGGGTTTGATGAGGAAAATGCTACCCATTCCCTTCGTTTGGTATGGAATCAATTACATTTGA
- a CDS encoding alpha-L-fucosidase has product MKWFERDFRRNLIDMHIDDWDERFLSQLEPKRYVELLKKANVSTAMIYATSHIGHCYWRTKTGHMHRGIKGRDITGELIELCHKAGMNVVVYYSLIYNNWAYDNHPEWRMRLADGREARAWTGRYGVCCPNSGYRDFALSQVEEFCKKYDFEGIFFDMTFWPIVCYCPSCQERFLRETGKEMPKIINWDNPAWMEFQRKREEWLSEFARVMTEKVKSLKPEVSVEHQFSTCVANWVFGVTEAIASASDYCGGDFYGGALQETFICKLYYNLTRNQPFEFMTSICIHLNDHTTTKPKELMEAQTFSAIANGGAFLFIDAIDPIGTLNERVYETMGEIYEKVKRYEKFIGGELVQDVGVYFSFESKFDPQDNGKSVLETSGRQPHLDCALNTVKSLLNAHIPFGIITKRNLGKLKNYKAVILPNVLYMDEEEAEALRSYVASGGKIYASYQTSLYGEKGKRGDFLLADVFGVSYKGETKEGVTYVSPAREDSSLFGDITPRYPLLLFHQQIIAKPLNKEEILAKITLPYTDPADKTKCVSIHSNPPGMETEHPAIIWRKFGEGEVIWVAGPLDMVGEERHREFFQRLIRRLVGEGFSFEVDAPKAVEVTMFRQEEGYIINLLNFQTELPNIPVFDLKVRIKKDGKALKKAVMLPDEIDLPINEKEGFWEIKIPRLDTYLMIKVM; this is encoded by the coding sequence ATGAAATGGTTTGAGAGGGATTTCAGGAGAAATCTCATTGATATGCATATTGATGACTGGGATGAGCGTTTCCTCTCCCAGCTTGAGCCGAAGAGATATGTTGAGCTACTTAAAAAGGCGAATGTATCAACCGCTATGATTTATGCCACTTCCCATATCGGTCATTGCTATTGGAGAACGAAGACGGGTCATATGCATAGGGGGATAAAAGGAAGGGATATAACAGGCGAATTGATAGAGCTTTGCCACAAGGCGGGAATGAATGTCGTAGTTTATTACAGTCTTATTTATAATAATTGGGCTTATGATAACCATCCTGAGTGGAGGATGAGGCTGGCTGATGGAAGGGAAGCGCGGGCTTGGACTGGGCGCTATGGGGTTTGTTGTCCCAATTCCGGCTACAGGGATTTCGCCCTTAGTCAAGTTGAAGAATTCTGCAAGAAATACGATTTTGAGGGGATTTTCTTTGATATGACCTTCTGGCCAATAGTTTGCTACTGCCCATCTTGTCAGGAGAGATTCCTCAGGGAAACGGGCAAGGAGATGCCGAAAATCATAAACTGGGATAATCCCGCATGGATGGAATTTCAGAGAAAGAGGGAGGAATGGCTATCGGAATTCGCGCGGGTTATGACGGAGAAGGTTAAGAGCTTGAAGCCAGAGGTCTCCGTTGAGCATCAGTTCTCAACCTGCGTTGCGAATTGGGTTTTCGGCGTGACGGAGGCAATCGCATCTGCGAGCGATTATTGTGGCGGGGATTTCTACGGCGGAGCTTTGCAGGAAACCTTCATTTGCAAGCTCTATTACAATCTAACGAGAAATCAGCCTTTTGAATTCATGACGAGCATATGCATTCACCTGAACGACCACACGACTACTAAGCCGAAGGAGCTTATGGAGGCGCAGACATTTTCCGCAATAGCTAACGGAGGCGCTTTCCTCTTCATTGACGCCATAGACCCAATAGGAACTTTGAACGAAAGGGTTTATGAGACGATGGGGGAAATCTATGAGAAGGTGAAGAGATACGAGAAGTTCATCGGCGGTGAGCTTGTTCAGGATGTTGGCGTCTATTTCAGTTTTGAGTCCAAATTCGACCCGCAGGATAATGGGAAGAGCGTTTTGGAGACATCTGGAAGGCAACCCCATCTTGACTGCGCCCTTAACACAGTTAAGAGCCTCCTCAATGCCCATATTCCCTTTGGGATAATAACTAAGAGGAATTTGGGGAAGCTCAAGAACTATAAGGCGGTGATATTGCCGAATGTCTTATATATGGATGAAGAGGAAGCGGAGGCACTGAGGAGCTATGTCGCTTCTGGAGGCAAAATTTACGCCAGCTATCAGACATCTCTCTACGGGGAGAAGGGGAAGAGGGGCGATTTTCTCCTTGCAGATGTCTTCGGCGTTTCCTATAAGGGAGAGACGAAGGAAGGGGTAACTTATGTTAGCCCGGCGAGGGAAGATTCATCCCTATTCGGCGACATCACACCCCGATATCCCCTGCTTCTTTTCCATCAGCAGATAATAGCCAAACCCCTGAATAAGGAGGAGATTCTCGCCAAGATAACGCTTCCCTATACCGACCCCGCGGATAAAACGAAGTGTGTCTCAATTCATTCCAATCCGCCTGGAATGGAGACGGAACATCCGGCGATAATCTGGCGGAAGTTTGGGGAAGGGGAGGTAATTTGGGTTGCGGGACCACTGGATATGGTCGGTGAGGAGAGACATAGGGAATTCTTTCAGAGGTTGATAAGGAGGTTGGTGGGAGAGGGTTTTTCATTTGAAGTTGATGCTCCCAAGGCGGTTGAAGTGACTATGTTCAGGCAGGAGGAAGGATATATCATAAATCTCCTGAATTTCCAGACCGAGCTTCCCAATATTCCCGTTTTTGATTTAAAGGTGAGGATAAAGAAGGATGGCAAGGCGCTGAAGAAGGCTGTGATGCTCCCAGACGAGATTGATTTGCCGATTAATGAGAAGGAAGGATTTTGGGAGATAAAGATTCCGAGATTGGATACATATTTGATGATAAAGGTGATGTGA